The following proteins are encoded in a genomic region of [Eubacterium] hominis:
- a CDS encoding glycoside hydrolase family 1 protein, translating to MEYSKLVSFPKDFLWGASTSAYQVEGAALEDGKGCSVQDVKEVIHGTADFKVASDFYHHYKEDIEMMAEMGLKTFRFSIAWTRLLPNGTGEVNQKGIDFYNNVIDTCIANGIEPFVTMYHFDLPAALDIKGGWSNPETIDAFVEFSKLMFENYGDRVKYWLTINEQNMMILHGAAIGTGTTTQKQLMQDNHHMLLAQAKAMKLCHEMCPNAKIGPAPNISAIYPSSCKPEDILAADTFSAIRNWLYLDMAVYGEYNATVWSYMREKDILPEIKAGDMEIMKEGKPDFIAFNYYCTQAVSACDKDESSSETTGDQQVAVGEAGVYKGVDNPYLPHTDFGWQIDPVGFRNTLREVYSRYRLPIIITENGLGAYDQLEEDGSIHDDYRINYLRQHIEQMQLAISDGVKLFGYCPWSAIDLISTHQGFAKRYGFIYVNRDDEDIKDLKRYKKDSFYWYQKVIKTNGEDLK from the coding sequence ATGGAATATTCTAAATTAGTTTCATTCCCAAAAGATTTTTTATGGGGAGCAAGTACAAGCGCCTATCAGGTAGAAGGGGCAGCATTAGAAGATGGAAAAGGATGCAGTGTACAGGATGTCAAAGAGGTGATTCATGGCACAGCGGATTTCAAAGTCGCAAGTGACTTTTATCATCATTATAAAGAAGATATTGAAATGATGGCAGAAATGGGATTAAAAACATTTCGTTTCTCTATCGCATGGACACGTTTACTGCCAAATGGGACTGGCGAAGTAAATCAAAAGGGAATTGATTTCTATAACAACGTGATTGATACATGTATTGCCAATGGCATTGAACCATTTGTGACAATGTATCACTTTGATTTACCAGCAGCATTAGATATAAAAGGCGGCTGGAGTAATCCGGAAACAATCGATGCTTTTGTGGAGTTTAGTAAACTGATGTTTGAAAACTATGGGGATCGTGTAAAATACTGGTTAACGATCAATGAACAGAATATGATGATTTTACATGGCGCAGCAATTGGTACTGGCACAACAACACAAAAACAGCTGATGCAGGATAATCATCACATGTTGCTGGCACAAGCAAAAGCAATGAAACTGTGTCATGAAATGTGCCCAAATGCAAAAATAGGTCCAGCACCAAATATTTCTGCGATTTATCCAAGCAGTTGTAAACCGGAAGATATTTTAGCAGCCGATACGTTCTCTGCAATTAGAAACTGGTTGTATTTAGATATGGCAGTATATGGAGAATACAATGCGACAGTATGGAGTTATATGCGTGAAAAAGATATCCTGCCTGAAATTAAAGCAGGCGATATGGAGATCATGAAAGAAGGAAAACCTGATTTCATTGCATTTAACTATTATTGTACACAGGCAGTATCTGCATGTGATAAAGATGAATCTAGCAGTGAAACCACAGGGGATCAACAGGTTGCTGTAGGAGAAGCTGGTGTATATAAAGGTGTGGATAATCCATATTTGCCACATACGGATTTTGGCTGGCAGATTGATCCTGTTGGATTTAGAAATACCCTTCGTGAAGTATATTCCCGTTATCGTTTGCCCATCATTATTACAGAAAACGGCTTAGGGGCCTATGATCAATTGGAGGAAGATGGCAGTATCCACGATGACTATCGTATCAATTATTTACGACAGCACATTGAACAAATGCAGCTTGCAATCAGTGATGGTGTCAAACTGTTTGGTTATTGCCCATGGTCTGCGATAGATTTGATTTCCACACATCAGGGATTTGCAAAACGCTATGGTTTCATATATGTCAATCGTGATGATGAAGATATCAAAGATTTAAAACGTTATAAAAAAGATTCCTTCTACTGGTATCAAAAAGTGATTAAAACCAATGGAGAAGATTTAAAATAG
- a CDS encoding deoxyuridine 5'-triphosphate nucleotidohydrolase codes for MQKIAKFYKVSYEQFEKDCKGIFNEHEIKTIYDGIQLPKRATKGSAGYDFYSPVSFTLKPQETIKLPTGIRAQMCEGWVLQLFPRSSLGFKYRLQFNNTVGIIDEDYFYSDNEGHIFVKLTNDSKEGKTLQIEANEALVQGIFLPFGICEDDEVSEKRNGGFGSTNK; via the coding sequence ATGCAAAAAATCGCAAAATTTTATAAAGTGAGTTATGAACAATTTGAAAAAGATTGTAAAGGTATCTTTAATGAGCACGAAATAAAAACCATTTATGATGGAATTCAATTACCCAAAAGAGCTACAAAGGGAAGTGCCGGATATGATTTTTATTCACCTGTTTCATTTACATTGAAACCACAGGAAACCATCAAACTTCCAACCGGCATACGAGCACAAATGTGTGAAGGATGGGTACTACAGTTATTTCCAAGAAGTTCTTTAGGCTTTAAATATCGTTTACAGTTTAATAATACGGTTGGTATCATTGATGAAGATTATTTTTATTCTGATAATGAAGGGCATATTTTTGTGAAACTGACCAATGATAGCAAGGAAGGAAAAACACTTCAAATAGAAGCAAATGAAGCATTGGTACAGGGTATTTTTCTGCCTTTTGGCATCTGCGAGGATGATGAAGTGAGTGAAAAACGTAATGGTGGTTTTGGGAGCACAAATAAATAA
- a CDS encoding GntR family transcriptional regulator has product MKILISNYSSLPIYEQIREQIKEAILKGEIEPGSMLPSIRVLASQCKVGVITVKRAYEELEKEGLIFNRQGKGCFVKEINQEEVIKLYEQQLKEQIKELCRFCKEHAISETRMLALIEECKEEE; this is encoded by the coding sequence ATGAAAATATTGATATCCAATTACTCTTCATTGCCAATTTATGAACAAATTCGTGAACAGATTAAAGAAGCTATATTAAAAGGCGAAATAGAACCTGGAAGTATGTTGCCCTCGATTCGTGTGCTGGCTTCTCAGTGTAAAGTCGGCGTAATTACCGTAAAACGGGCATATGAAGAATTGGAAAAAGAAGGGTTGATATTCAATCGACAGGGGAAAGGCTGTTTTGTGAAAGAAATCAATCAAGAGGAAGTAATAAAATTGTATGAACAACAGCTTAAGGAGCAAATAAAAGAGCTGTGTAGATTTTGTAAGGAACATGCCATTAGTGAAACACGCATGCTTGCCTTAATAGAAGAATGCAAGGAGGAAGAATGA
- a CDS encoding ABC transporter ATP-binding protein: MDALHVEGLQVKLHNFTLNNITLDIPQGSVMGLIGRNGAGKTTFIKSVLNLLDRKGIVLFHGRSLEKDHEEVCRDIAYVGTDFDFSLNTKVKTLRKIYRDFYSEFDEQQFESLCEKSDITLKSKLSQLSLGQNKLLQLYLAICRKPVLLILDEPMANLDPITRREIIELLSEFMIDETHSILISSHLLSDLEKIADYVTLIDHGNIVLKDDMVHLQDGYYEVFVSKEELTKLPKEIIIHVRKLGDEYQALCHVLDECQLEGYHYQRADLETIMYYCCEQK; encoded by the coding sequence ATGGATGCATTACATGTAGAAGGATTACAGGTGAAATTACATAATTTCACGTTAAATAATATTACTTTAGATATCCCACAGGGCAGTGTGATGGGATTAATTGGAAGAAATGGTGCAGGAAAAACAACCTTTATCAAATCCGTTTTAAACTTATTGGATCGAAAAGGTATCGTATTATTTCATGGACGTTCTTTAGAGAAGGATCATGAAGAAGTATGCCGTGATATTGCATATGTAGGAACTGATTTTGATTTTTCGCTCAACACGAAAGTAAAAACATTACGAAAGATCTATCGTGATTTTTATTCAGAATTTGATGAACAGCAATTTGAATCTCTGTGTGAAAAAAGTGATATCACTTTAAAAAGTAAATTATCACAATTATCACTTGGTCAAAATAAACTTTTACAGTTATATCTGGCAATCTGTCGTAAACCGGTATTATTGATTTTAGATGAGCCAATGGCGAATCTTGACCCCATTACAAGAAGAGAAATCATTGAATTATTAAGTGAATTCATGATTGATGAAACACACTCTATTTTGATCAGTTCACACCTGTTAAGTGATTTAGAAAAAATCGCAGATTATGTTACGCTGATTGATCATGGAAATATCGTTTTAAAAGATGATATGGTTCATTTACAAGATGGTTACTATGAAGTATTTGTGTCTAAAGAAGAACTAACAAAACTTCCTAAAGAAATCATTATTCATGTAAGAAAACTAGGTGATGAATATCAGGCACTATGCCATGTTTTGGATGAGTGTCAATTAGAAGGATATCATTATCAAAGAGCTGATTTAGAAACAATAATGTATTATTGTTGTGAACAAAAGTAG
- a CDS encoding DUF3795 domain-containing protein, with amino-acid sequence MIGINEKMCVDCPMRKCGMAKKVSHCAECKDYPC; translated from the coding sequence ATGATAGGAATAAATGAAAAGATGTGTGTGGATTGTCCAATGCGAAAGTGTGGCATGGCAAAAAAGGTTTCCCATTGTGCGGAATGTAAAGATTATCCATGTTAA
- a CDS encoding PadR family transcriptional regulator codes for MNTQFKKGVLEMIVLLSVYKKDMYGYELVSEVSKVVNVNEGTIYPLLKRLTNEHYFETYLVESSEGPPRKYYRITYSGKERMNELLGEWNEFHETVNNFIKESDLHEER; via the coding sequence GTGAATACACAATTCAAAAAGGGAGTATTAGAAATGATCGTACTGCTTTCTGTATATAAGAAAGATATGTATGGCTATGAATTGGTATCAGAAGTAAGTAAAGTCGTGAATGTCAATGAAGGCACCATTTATCCATTACTGAAGCGATTAACAAATGAACACTATTTTGAAACGTATTTGGTAGAATCAAGTGAAGGGCCACCAAGAAAATACTATCGCATAACGTATTCAGGTAAAGAAAGAATGAATGAACTATTAGGAGAATGGAATGAATTTCATGAAACGGTGAATAATTTCATAAAGGAGAGTGATCTGCATGAAGAAAGATGA
- a CDS encoding DUF1700 domain-containing protein gives MKKDEFLNLLDKKLQVINERERRDIIDEYRTHIEMKMKEGKTEEEAIEDFGDIDELVDDILDAYKINTDRVHHHDFDRKFNNFMDELFDGFKRFVSSFTSLDADDVIKLIFEFLMILIFLFILRIPFEIASSLGASLLRNLVGFGIGHVLAGLWKFMISLAYVVIFVLALYDLCKKRINRYKSRRNDSTVFDDFKDTMHDFANGKNTYRQRNSSIYDEKDDCSYQDSYRKKKATMSEDDDTYTQEEEVDEDVYEDVNEQPYRRERNYDTYYDDRHSVGIIRTFLRIFFLLIMIPFICVIVGLCCALGAMVVVSIQGVTIFGAYFIVIGGLILTSSFLSALYQLLWRGGRR, from the coding sequence ATGAAGAAAGATGAATTCTTAAACCTGTTAGATAAAAAACTACAGGTCATTAATGAACGTGAACGCCGCGATATCATTGATGAATACCGCACGCATATTGAAATGAAGATGAAAGAGGGAAAAACTGAAGAGGAGGCAATCGAAGATTTTGGTGACATTGATGAATTGGTGGATGACATTCTGGATGCATATAAAATCAATACCGATCGTGTACACCATCATGATTTCGATCGTAAATTTAACAATTTCATGGATGAGTTGTTTGATGGATTTAAACGCTTTGTTTCAAGTTTTACATCTTTAGATGCGGATGATGTCATTAAATTAATATTTGAATTTTTGATGATATTGATTTTCTTGTTTATTTTGAGAATCCCATTTGAAATTGCGTCATCATTAGGCGCAAGCCTGTTGAGAAATCTTGTAGGCTTCGGCATTGGACATGTGTTGGCTGGTTTATGGAAATTCATGATTTCCTTAGCATATGTTGTTATCTTTGTGCTGGCACTTTATGATTTATGTAAAAAACGTATCAATCGTTATAAATCACGTAGAAATGATTCTACAGTATTCGACGACTTTAAAGATACAATGCATGATTTCGCAAATGGTAAAAATACCTATCGTCAAAGAAATTCAAGTATCTATGATGAAAAAGATGATTGTAGCTATCAGGATTCCTATCGTAAAAAAAAAGCAACAATGAGCGAAGATGATGATACTTATACGCAAGAGGAAGAAGTAGATGAAGATGTATATGAAGATGTAAATGAACAGCCATATCGTAGAGAAAGAAATTACGATACGTATTATGATGATCGTCATAGTGTAGGCATTATCAGAACATTTTTAAGAATTTTCTTCTTATTGATCATGATACCATTTATCTGTGTTATTGTTGGATTATGTTGTGCATTAGGCGCAATGGTTGTGGTAAGTATTCAAGGTGTTACGATTTTTGGAGCGTACTTTATCGTTATTGGCGGATTGATTTTAACCTCATCTTTCCTGAGTGCGTTATATCAGCTGTTATGGAGAGGGGGAAGAAGATAA
- a CDS encoding iron-containing alcohol dehydrogenase, translated as MNQFVYYAPTKVYFGKGQESHVTEYIKQYGGTKVLLHYGGHSAERSGLLDRIKNLLEEAGLAYVCLGGVVANPVLSKVEEGIALCKKGGVDFILAIGGGSVIDSAKAIGYGVVNEGNLWDYYEKKRTVTGCLPIGCVLTIAAAGSEMSNSSVITNENGQLKRGLTNDYGRCRFAIMNPELTYTLPPYQSMSGAVDIMMHTLERFFVSEEPMEIYDHFALGVLKTVVHHAPIVLKEPMNYESRSELMWASSCSHNGMSGPREIGDWACHQLEHELSGKYGVAHGAGLSAVWGSWARYVYEADVKRFAKLARELFDMKEEDDHVCALKGIEAMEAFFTSIQMPISLHELGLEVSDEDIRELAHKCSFFGKRTIGCVKKLDEKDMRNIYKNAK; from the coding sequence ATGAATCAATTTGTATATTATGCACCAACAAAGGTGTATTTTGGAAAAGGACAGGAAAGCCATGTTACAGAATATATTAAACAGTATGGTGGAACGAAAGTGTTGCTGCATTATGGAGGACATAGTGCTGAAAGAAGTGGTCTTTTGGACCGTATCAAAAATCTATTAGAAGAAGCTGGATTAGCTTATGTATGTCTAGGTGGTGTTGTCGCAAATCCAGTATTATCTAAAGTCGAAGAAGGCATTGCTTTATGTAAAAAAGGTGGTGTTGACTTTATTCTGGCAATCGGTGGAGGAAGTGTGATTGACAGTGCAAAGGCAATTGGCTATGGTGTTGTAAATGAAGGAAATCTTTGGGATTATTATGAGAAAAAACGTACAGTTACAGGCTGTCTTCCAATCGGATGTGTGTTAACAATTGCGGCTGCTGGCAGTGAGATGAGTAACTCCAGTGTCATAACCAATGAAAATGGTCAGTTGAAGCGGGGACTGACAAATGATTATGGCAGATGTCGTTTTGCGATTATGAATCCAGAATTAACATATACGTTGCCTCCATATCAAAGTATGAGTGGTGCGGTTGATATTATGATGCATACGTTAGAGCGCTTTTTTGTCAGTGAAGAACCGATGGAAATCTATGATCATTTTGCGCTTGGTGTATTGAAGACAGTAGTTCATCATGCGCCAATTGTTTTGAAAGAGCCGATGAATTATGAAAGTCGCTCAGAGCTTATGTGGGCAAGCAGCTGTTCACACAATGGTATGAGTGGACCAAGAGAAATCGGCGATTGGGCATGTCATCAGCTGGAACATGAATTATCAGGAAAATATGGTGTTGCACATGGTGCTGGATTAAGTGCTGTGTGGGGCAGCTGGGCAAGATATGTATATGAAGCAGATGTAAAACGGTTTGCGAAACTTGCCAGAGAACTTTTTGATATGAAAGAAGAGGACGACCATGTTTGCGCATTAAAAGGCATCGAGGCAATGGAAGCATTTTTTACATCAATTCAAATGCCGATTTCTTTGCATGAATTAGGGCTTGAAGTCAGTGATGAGGATATCAGAGAACTGGCGCATAAGTGCAGCTTCTTTGGAAAACGAACAATTGGATGTGTAAAGAAATTAGATGAAAAAGATATGCGAAATATATATAAAAACGCAAAATGA
- the lspA gene encoding signal peptidase II, translating to MKIKHGILFVVLLMIDQITKWIVDTNMQLQQSMDVIPGFFRITYLQNTGAAWSMLEGKMWFFYIITIIALAVMVYFYIKSKKGDILFQTGIVCMMAGTVGNLIDRVMLQHVRDFLDFLILGYDFPVFNVADMALCFGVFLIIVDILLEERGVKA from the coding sequence ATGAAAATAAAACATGGAATATTGTTTGTCGTATTATTGATGATAGATCAGATTACAAAGTGGATCGTTGATACGAATATGCAGCTTCAGCAGTCAATGGATGTGATTCCCGGTTTTTTTAGAATCACGTATTTACAAAATACAGGTGCAGCATGGAGTATGCTGGAAGGTAAAATGTGGTTTTTCTATATCATTACCATCATTGCGCTTGCGGTTATGGTGTATTTCTATATCAAAAGTAAAAAAGGTGATATACTGTTTCAGACAGGAATCGTATGTATGATGGCAGGTACCGTCGGTAATTTAATTGATCGAGTTATGCTACAGCATGTGCGTGATTTCTTGGATTTTTTGATTTTGGGATATGATTTCCCAGTATTTAATGTTGCGGATATGGCACTGTGTTTTGGGGTATTCTTGATCATAGTGGATATACTGCTGGAAGAACGAGGTGTAAAGGCATGA
- a CDS encoding RluA family pseudouridine synthase, protein MKEITYIVSEEEAKTRLDKYLAAQDEALSRSRIQSLVDEGQVCVNGNIQKANYKVKANDTIVLKMEDDRELEVEPENIPLDIRYEDEDVIVINKPKGMVVHPANGNQNGTLVNALLYHCKDLSGINGVLRPGIVHRIDKDTTGLLIVAKNDMAHASLSKQLQTKSVNRLYYALVHGVIPHDFGTIDAPIGRDVNDRQKMAVTASNSKDARTHFKVIERFKEYTLVECRLETGRTHQIRVHMQYIGHPVVGDEKYSYRKTMKTGGQLLHAHQLTFVHPRTNETITVEAPLPTQFEEILEELRAKEA, encoded by the coding sequence ATGAAAGAAATAACCTATATTGTAAGTGAAGAAGAAGCTAAGACACGTTTAGATAAATATTTAGCAGCACAGGATGAAGCTTTATCAAGAAGCCGTATCCAATCCCTTGTCGATGAAGGGCAGGTATGTGTGAATGGGAATATACAAAAAGCAAATTATAAAGTAAAAGCCAATGATACCATTGTATTAAAAATGGAAGATGATCGAGAATTGGAAGTAGAACCGGAAAATATTCCTTTGGATATTCGTTATGAAGATGAGGATGTCATTGTGATCAATAAGCCAAAAGGTATGGTGGTGCATCCAGCGAATGGCAATCAGAATGGAACACTTGTCAATGCTTTATTGTATCATTGTAAAGATCTAAGTGGCATCAATGGCGTTTTACGTCCTGGCATTGTTCATCGTATTGATAAAGATACGACAGGATTGCTGATTGTCGCAAAAAATGATATGGCACATGCATCTTTATCCAAACAACTGCAGACAAAGAGTGTCAATCGTTTGTATTATGCACTTGTTCATGGTGTTATCCCACATGATTTTGGGACAATTGATGCACCGATTGGAAGAGATGTGAATGATCGTCAGAAGATGGCAGTAACAGCCAGTAATTCAAAGGATGCCAGAACCCATTTTAAAGTAATTGAGCGTTTTAAAGAATATACATTAGTAGAATGCCGTTTAGAAACTGGAAGAACACATCAGATACGTGTACATATGCAATATATTGGACATCCCGTCGTTGGTGATGAAAAATACAGCTATCGTAAAACCATGAAAACAGGTGGACAGCTGTTGCATGCACATCAATTGACGTTTGTACATCCAAGAACCAATGAAACCATCACAGTGGAAGCTCCTTTGCCAACGCAGTTTGAAGAGATTCTTGAAGAACTCAGGGCAAAGGAGGCGTAG
- a CDS encoding rhomboid family intramembrane serine protease, which produces MDITIYDLYTMQLLHYLITQYDYTIVKVQQHNEDIWLMNARSQDYPVLRICNKENACTLSDTDYIRNVHRLILNLIHREGPVMILNVHPDSAPIENPLLTQIRITKDQVSNPSILKTFPGIDHIIHDVENVQDEYAKLSKEIEEAQLIQQKESLAKAKKAARPKATVILMVISVIWMGITYIMSILCKDALMGVLVSGGYYKLNVVAAHEFYRLFTAGFVHGDVFQLMVNLFVLYSVGKVCERMYQKKQYVWIFLVSIVIGNIFVYISAGNTISYGMSAGIVGLIAAYLTALFSNGSWRIPLVRFSMIKIIWFGLLMLIVSGVPMIGCMGGAVCGLFMGILFSRGRKYMFLKNNIRLSGAFLLVALAFMMSQVSTVQPIHKDVDTQLIEVYRHTPLDGYANYLQRCFEKQYAKEELS; this is translated from the coding sequence ATGGATATTACGATTTATGATTTATATACCATGCAGTTGCTTCATTATTTGATTACGCAGTATGACTATACGATTGTAAAGGTTCAACAGCATAATGAAGATATATGGCTGATGAATGCCCGCTCTCAGGATTATCCGGTGCTTCGTATCTGTAACAAAGAAAATGCGTGTACACTTTCCGATACAGATTATATCCGAAATGTTCATCGTTTGATTTTAAATCTGATTCATCGTGAGGGTCCAGTAATGATTTTAAATGTGCATCCAGACAGTGCACCAATTGAAAATCCATTATTGACGCAGATTCGCATTACTAAAGATCAGGTAAGCAATCCATCCATTCTTAAAACTTTTCCAGGCATTGATCATATCATTCATGATGTAGAAAATGTACAAGATGAATATGCGAAATTAAGCAAAGAAATAGAAGAAGCTCAGCTGATTCAACAGAAAGAGTCTTTGGCAAAAGCCAAAAAAGCAGCTCGTCCAAAGGCAACGGTAATACTTATGGTCATTAGCGTTATCTGGATGGGGATAACCTATATCATGAGTATCTTGTGCAAAGATGCCCTGATGGGGGTATTGGTGAGTGGAGGCTACTATAAATTGAATGTTGTCGCTGCACATGAATTCTATCGTTTATTTACAGCGGGTTTTGTTCATGGGGATGTATTTCAGCTGATGGTCAATCTGTTTGTGCTATATAGCGTTGGCAAGGTATGTGAACGCATGTATCAAAAGAAACAATATGTATGGATCTTTTTGGTATCCATTGTCATTGGCAATATATTTGTTTATATATCAGCCGGCAACACGATTAGTTATGGCATGAGTGCTGGTATTGTCGGTCTGATTGCCGCTTATCTTACTGCCTTATTCAGTAATGGCAGCTGGCGGATTCCACTAGTACGTTTTTCGATGATCAAGATTATTTGGTTTGGTCTGTTGATGTTAATCGTATCTGGGGTACCGATGATTGGATGTATGGGCGGTGCTGTGTGTGGACTGTTTATGGGAATATTATTTTCTAGAGGCAGAAAATACATGTTTTTGAAAAATAACATTCGATTATCCGGGGCTTTTTTACTAGTGGCGCTAGCATTTATGATGAGCCAGGTATCTACGGTACAGCCGATTCATAAGGATGTAGATACACAATTAATTGAAGTTTATCGACATACACCGCTTGATGGGTATGCAAATTATTTACAGCGTTGTTTTGAAAAACAATATGCAAAGGAGGAGCTTTCATGA
- a CDS encoding dCMP deaminase family protein, with the protein MKREDVLTWDEYFMGLAHLSAKRSKDPSTQVGAVIVSKDHRVVGIGYNGFPNGCSDDEFPWDREGEFAQTKYPFVVHAELNAILNSNSDLRGCSIYVSLFPCNECAKAIIQSGISRIVYESDKYADTDGTKASKRMLKAAGVQLEQLPYQMELSIHKKDQ; encoded by the coding sequence ATGAAACGTGAAGATGTATTGACTTGGGATGAGTATTTTATGGGACTGGCGCATTTAAGCGCAAAACGTAGTAAAGATCCCTCTACGCAGGTGGGGGCAGTGATCGTATCAAAAGATCATCGTGTTGTAGGAATAGGATATAATGGATTTCCAAATGGATGCAGTGATGATGAATTTCCATGGGATCGTGAAGGCGAATTCGCACAGACAAAGTATCCATTTGTTGTACATGCGGAATTAAATGCCATTTTAAACAGCAATTCTGATTTGCGTGGATGCAGTATTTATGTATCTTTATTTCCATGTAACGAATGTGCGAAAGCGATTATTCAAAGCGGCATTTCCAGAATTGTCTATGAATCTGATAAATACGCAGATACAGATGGCACAAAAGCAAGTAAACGTATGTTGAAGGCAGCTGGTGTACAGCTGGAACAACTGCCATATCAAATGGAATTGTCTATTCATAAAAAAGACCAATAA
- the rnhC gene encoding ribonuclease HIII, whose protein sequence is MSTKTVVLSKKEIMDLKARYPMAQERKTPPYAIYQIKLSDCVITAYESGKVVFQGDGADYHADSYAIIEKKKVTKEKGSFREQLYPQCGSDEVGTGDYFGPVVVCASYVSKEDVAWLRELGIQDSKAVDDTKIRELGPKLMERLPHSLLILNNTKYNRIHDTDNMVAIKCKLHNQAFVHLKNKVENWPNFVIIDQFVQGKSYYRYLKEEPQVIRDIHFETKAENKYLAVASGSIIARYAFLLSFDAMEKQYDFHFLKGASNKVDQNIRDFVKRFGKEELYKVAKLHFANTKKALG, encoded by the coding sequence ATGAGTACAAAAACAGTCGTTTTATCAAAAAAAGAAATCATGGATTTAAAAGCCCGCTATCCTATGGCACAGGAGCGTAAAACACCTCCCTATGCAATCTATCAGATCAAATTAAGTGATTGTGTCATTACTGCTTATGAATCAGGAAAAGTTGTTTTTCAAGGAGATGGCGCCGATTATCATGCGGACAGTTATGCCATCATTGAAAAGAAAAAAGTCACAAAAGAAAAAGGCAGTTTTCGTGAGCAGCTGTATCCCCAATGTGGAAGTGATGAAGTTGGTACCGGAGATTACTTTGGACCAGTTGTTGTTTGCGCAAGCTATGTATCCAAAGAAGATGTCGCATGGCTTCGTGAACTAGGCATTCAGGATTCTAAAGCCGTGGACGATACCAAAATACGTGAGCTGGGACCAAAGCTGATGGAACGCCTACCACATAGTTTATTAATATTAAACAATACGAAATATAACCGTATTCATGATACAGATAATATGGTTGCGATTAAATGCAAGCTGCATAACCAGGCTTTTGTACATCTAAAAAACAAAGTAGAAAACTGGCCGAATTTTGTGATTATCGATCAATTCGTACAAGGAAAAAGTTATTATCGTTATCTGAAAGAAGAACCACAGGTCATTCGTGATATCCATTTTGAAACAAAAGCAGAAAACAAATATCTGGCAGTCGCAAGTGGATCCATCATTGCCCGCTATGCCTTTCTGTTATCCTTTGACGCGATGGAAAAACAATATGATTTCCATTTCTTAAAAGGCGCAAGTAATAAAGTAGATCAAAATATCCGTGATTTTGTGAAACGCTTTGGAAAAGAAGAGTTATATAAGGTCGCAAAGCTTCACTTTGCGAATACTAAGAAAGCTTTGGGGTAA